Below is a genomic region from Trichoderma asperellum chromosome 2, complete sequence.
GCTGGAGCTCTACCAGGGCCACTTCGTCCTCCCGGAGCTGGGCCCCATCGGCTCCAACGGCCTGGCCAACGCGCGCGACTTCCAGGCGCCCGTGGCTCACTTCAGCGAGGACTGTGGCGCCACGGCCTCCGAGGGCAGCAGCTCCTTCACCGTCACCGTCAAGATGAATAACGCGCTCTTCGAGACTCGCCAGGCCCACACGCCCTTTGACGTCGTCGCCTGGCAGGGCAACTACTACCCCTACAAGTACGACCTGGGCCGCTTCAACACCATCGGCACCATCTCGTACGACCACCCGGACCCGTCCATCTTCACGGTGCTCTCGGCGCCGTCGCCCATTGCGGGGACCGCCGTGGCCgacttcgtcatcttcccgCCGCGCTGGCTGGTCGGCGAGGACACCTTCCGCCCTCCCTGGTACCACCGCAACACCATGAGCGAGTTCATGGGCCTCATCTGCGGCGGCTACGACGCCAAGCGTGGCGGCGCCGGCGGCTTCGTGCCCGGCGGCGCTAGCTTGCACAACGTCATGAGCGGCCACGGCCCGGATGCCGAGAGCTACGAGGGCGCGCGCAACGCCCAGCTGGCGCCGGTCAAGGTTGGCGCCGGCAGCTGTGCCTTCATGTTCGAGAGCAGCCTCATGGTTGGTGTCACTGACTGGGGGCTGCGGACGTGCAAGAAGGTCCAGGAGGGCTATAGCGAGGAGAGCTGGGGAGGTGTCAAGGCGCACTGGGCGAAGCCGGCCGATAAGGAGGTGAGAAGCCACCTCGCTAACTAGAAaggcgaaaagaagaaaataaaataaagcgaagagaaaagaagaaaaaaaaaggatagcgggaaaagaggagaaacgaAGGAACGATGTCGCTCTCTCCTGagaaatattataacctgtAACTGGCACGTgtgagatggatgatgaGCAATGCTGTCTAATTTTTATTTGGGTTTTTTTTGTAGGATATTAGCGATCACTAGAATGAGACAAACTGAAATATCAAAAGTTGTATAATGAGTCATCTTCTTATTGCATGACAACTTCCATCTTACACACTGCATGTAAAGAAAGCCCACAGAGCGCATTCAAACCAGGCAAGACATACACACCAGCTCAACATCTCAAAAGACAAACTTGAGCATTGACAACGCCCCGTCTACATGCAGCTTTCTAACATGAGACCTAAACATAACAAACCGCCGGCCCCCCTAATTAATATCGATCCGAAATTCATCTTCCAACGCCAATACGCTACAGCTCCTCCAAATCTTACACATCACCTTCGCCATAATATCAACACCCCCCTCTAAACAACATCTCAGCGTGAGacgtctttctttttcctctttatcCTCTAATcatccttctccctctcctccttctcttcttcctctccatcctcctccaTAGCCCAATCCTTCCATCCTTCACCCCGCAGCCAGCTAATGCCCTTGCGCCACTGACCCTCTCGGATAGCCCTGGCATCTCGTTCATACACCACACCCGAAATCATCAACGCAAGGACAAACACCCAGACATCGCCACCCTTCATCGCTTTCCACCAGCGACGCTTCACGCCGACCTTCCACAGGCTGTCGACGCTAGCACGGGCAGAGTACAAGAAGACACTGCGGCCATGGCGGCGCTCCACCCAAGCCCACATTCCCGCGAAGAAGCCGCCGAGGAAGATACGCTGAGTCGCAAGAACATGGCGAGGAAGATACTGTTGGAAAAAGCAGAGTGATGCCCAGGCCGTGGAAATAGCTCCGGTAGCAAAGGTAGAGAGGCGCAGAACCTGAGATATCATACGCTGAATGGTGGAGAAGGGGAAGTGGTACAGGTTCCGGAACTTGGGGACGATGGTTAAAGCGGAGTAGAaaatgaggaagaagcgagTCATTGTCGGGAAGGAGTTGAGCCAGAAGGTCAGGTATGTTCGCAAGCAAGATGGGTCAGTCGGGTGAAGAGTTGCGCAGGAGAGAGACGTGATGAGTGGATGAGCCTGTGAACTCAGTGGTGATACGCCAGCAAGTGAAGGTGGAAGGACTTCTTTGTTGGGGAATAAGATGGGAGATACGTTAGGTCTATAGACGTTAGTCCAGTGTGACACAGATAAAAAGGAACAAGACTCCACATACGGCCAGTTGAGTCGAGCCATCTCTGCAATATTCTCCAAAATCTGAGAAGGGTTTGGCCATTTGAGGGCCGTAGGATAGTTTTCTGGCCGCGGAGGCAGATACGTAGCGGAATGTTTGAAGATCCAATCTCCAAAGGACTAGCAATGGAAAGGTTAGTAACAAGGCAAACCTTGATCAGAGCCTGCCAGAGTTGAGGGGAAACATACAGTTGGGAAACAATCAGGATCAAAGACAGCAGCATGGAGCAGCTGTCCAAAGGCAAATGGCTGCAGCATCCAGCTGCCAAACCACCACGGCCGCTCGCGATTCTTCCCATTCTTGATACCCCATATCATGCCTTCCTTCTCACAGACGTTCCAGCCAAACTCCAGAGCGCGGAACATGGCATAGATACCGATGCTGACACGCATCTGGGACGATGGATAAGCGCCGAGAGCCAGACCCGCAAGCGAGGCTCCAATGGCCGGCGCAAATGGCGACGTCAGCGTTGCCGTCGTTCGTGGGTTGCGCAGCCGGAAGGGCTCAGCCTGCGGATCCAAGAGATGGGCGCGGAGCCTAGTCAGGAAGCGGAAAAGAACGCGGTAGAGGAACAAGATTGTCGACAGCGAGAGGGACAGCCTCAGAGCTGGAGATTTGTAAAATGGCTTCTTCTGGCCACTGCCGCCTGGTCTGGGAATTTGGTCCGTCAGTCAGTACTGCTGTTTGTAATTCACTATTTCAATCTGCTTGCCAGCAAAGAACCTACTCCTTGTTCCCAAGCCTCCTCATGATAGCGTCCCATGCCTTCATGCCTATCCAGGTCGCCGTGAACACGCGCAGCGAATGTCGCACGGCTTTGGCATTGTAGTCGTCGCCTCCCTTCCTCGGCTGTAGCGCCTTCTCCACGCTGCTTGGACTGGGCGTTGCGCGACGGAGCGCCCGCGACTTGGAGAGGACGTATTTGTGCAGGGCCGCATATTCGCGTGGCGAGATGGTATATCGCAGGGCATTGCGCAGAATGGGATCTGGCCCGGCGGAGGAGCCGGTGGCCGACGCGACAGCCTTTCCGCCAGGAGACGGCGGCAATGGTAATGGTGATGCCATTGGGATGGAGAACGTCGACGTCGTAGCAGCTTGGATGTCGTAGCCGTTGAGGcctggcagcagctgaagctcGGGAGCTGACGCCGGGTCTATGGCGAGATCTCTGGAGGCAAATTACATCCGTATAGATGCCCTTTGTCACGAGCCTGTGGCGCAACCGGCAAAAAAGAGATGTTGCTGCCCAAGGGCGCGATGCAAAGGGGGAGCGGAGCAGCCGCGCGTAATCTCTGGTTCCCTGTTTCTTGCGCTGTTCGTCAGGCGTATCTCCAGAGACAGCCCAGGATGAGGCTCTCACCAAGCCAGGTGCTCGTCTCGAGATGGACAGAAGGCTACAGAAGCCGCCAGTGCATGTACTGGAGCAAATGCAATGCTGGGGGAGGCACCAGCAAGAGCCTCGGCAGCGCGGCAACATGTGGACGTCACAGTGTACCTGCCCCAGGTACCGCTACATTCCTAGTGGTGGGGTTCCCCATTATTTGATGACTTGACGACTGCTGCGCTTGTAAGACCGCCAAATTCTCACAAGCGGTCTGCGACAGTCCCTCTATGGCGCCAGCACTTATTAGGAGCCATTCGATTGTGCATTGAAATTTACTTGTTTTCTCAAAGCTAATAGGTGCACTTGTTGCATCACCAACCTTACTCTATATCGAAAACACGACGCGCTCAGCAGCACTTGCAGGAGCCGCGGAGATGAATACTGCATTTAGGGATAATATTCATGCGCTTCTCGCTGCCAGTCAATACGCCCAACTCCATCCACCTGGCATACATACggctacctacctagtagtagctaGGGAGCTTGACGTCCCCTCGGGTATATCTGATCAATCCGTCACGCATTTGTCTCCATCAGGGAT
It encodes:
- a CDS encoding uncharacterized protein (EggNog:ENOG41~TransMembrane:5 (i128-149o367-389i410-435o441-458i494-510o)), which produces MASPLPLPPSPGGKAVASATGSSAGPDPILRNALRYTISPREYAALHKYVLSKSRALRRATPSPSSVEKALQPRKGGDDYNAKAVRHSLRVFTATWIGMKAWDAIMRRLGNKEPGGSGQKKPFYKSPALRLSLSLSTILFLYRVLFRFLTRLRAHLLDPQAEPFRLRNPRTTATLTSPFAPAIGASLAGLALGAYPSSQMRVSIGIYAMFRALEFGWNVCEKEGMIWGIKNGKNRERPWWFGSWMLQPFAFGQLLHAAVFDPDCFPTSFGDWIFKHSATYLPPRPENYPTALKWPNPSQILENIAEMARLNWPPNVSPILFPNKEVLPPSLAGVSPLSSQAHPLITSLSCATLHPTDPSCLRTYLTFWLNSFPTMTRFFLIFYSALTIVPKFRNLYHFPFSTIQRMISQVLRLSTFATGAISTAWASLCFFQQYLPRHVLATQRIFLGGFFAGMWAWVERRHGRSVFLYSARASVDSLWKVGVKRRWWKAMKGGDVWVFVLALMISGVVYERDARAIREGQWRKGISWLRGEGWKDWAMEEDGEEEEKEEREKDD